ATTCACCTGAGTAAGATTTGGAAAGTTATGATGTTTGAAAGAGGATTTTAAAATACTTATAAGCTATCCCTGATAAGTTCCCTCATGTTTGTTGGTATCTGTGATTTCAGGTAACAGTTGGAGCGTCATTCTTGTCACAAACAATTGCTTTACAAGATTCTACAACGGTTAAGTTTGAGATATGGGACACTGCTGGCCAAGAGAGGTATCATTGGATATCTTATGTAGCAACCCCTAAAGCATGCACATGGACACATacttgccaaaaaaaaagtcatgcacaaaaaaaaaaaaaagacctcaTAACCACATGATCCTTGCTGCGGATTTCAGTAGAAGATATTCATTCTCCTTTTGATCACGGTTTCTTATCATTGGGGCCTTTCACTTCTTCTACTAATACGAGTATTTGCTGGAGAATTTTAATTCTTTATTCTGCCTCATTCAGGTATGCTGCATTGGCACCACTATACTATCGAGGTGCTGCGGTTGCAGTTATTGTCTATGATATTACAAATCCGGATTCATTCAATAAAGCACAGTATTGGGTTAAGGTGCATGGatagctaatcccccaattccttatttgctctgtttttcttccgtttgtatttttcttaaattttttttagaaatggTCAGAGGTTATGAAACTAAGGTCCAAATCATTATAACTGACAAGTTTTAAGGAATTGTCATCATATATAGTCCAGTGTGGAAATCAGAATTTCGTGGTGCTTGAGAACTTGTCTTATCTTCATTTATAATAGAAGAATTTGGTTGAAGTTATTGGGAAGCTTCACAATATTTTTGTCCGTTTTTTATACGTATCTTAGTGAATGGCTTAATTTTATGAATGAGTTTTAAATGCAAAATTGAGCCCAAAGAAACCATTTTGTTGGGTGATTGACTGAATATAAAGGGCATCAGATTAGTGATTCATGCAGGGAGGCTGGTAGACCTTGTAAGTTGGGTTTTAGCAGTTAAAACATTGACTCGTTGCTTCATCATTAGTTGAATATACACGAGGTTTTATACAGGATTGGAGCATTCTGAGATGGAGAGAAGGAAGTCAGCATGAAATTTGAAGTTGACAGAGAGAATTTTTCTGGGATTGTTATAGCATAGGatgtttctctttctttttcccctGTTTCTTTAGctcatttcatttttattttgattcttcttatgacattttttattattgatcTTCATCTATGAGAAATGTTACATTTACCACTATAGAATGCTTTGGAAATTAGGAAATGCATGGTTATTTCTGAAACTTAGATATTAACCACCCTGATCATAGATGGACTTGTAGATGTGTGTAACTGCtgctgttttttgttttttccccaCTCCTTCTAtggttgttaacttgttagAGTATAACAGGAGCTACAGAAACATGGGAGCGCTGATATAGTCATGGCTTTAGTTGGTAACAAGGCTGATCTTCATGAGAAACGAGAAGTGCCTGCTCAAGTGAGTGCAGGGGTCTCTACTTACTGAAATTAGCTTCTCTATGTATTGGAAAATTTTTAtgacgtgttttttttttggcttgaaGGATGGCCTTGAGTATGCAGAGAAGCAGGGGATGTTCTTTATTGAGACATCTGCGAAGACAGCTGATAATATAAACCAGCTGTTTGAGGTATTTATGGCTAAGGCTTTCTTGTAGAATCTGGTTTTCTTTGAACTAATTTCTGCTAAACTTTAGTAATGTTATATATTAGGGAAGTCGTTGGTAGTAAGGCTTATCCTTAAATTTCTTAGTGAGTCATTCATTGGAGGGTAAAGTTACAATGTTACTCCTTATAAAAAAAAGGTTGTATGTGGTGTTCCACTTTACATCTGGTCTATTGAAAAACTCCCAGGATTTTAAGGTCTATATAAAGGATAGGGGAACACAGATATAAAAAGAAACTTGCAATCAAGCTGTAGTAGAGAGACAGACAATCTCCCTCTTCAGTGTATACTTACTCTTCTCTAGAAATAATGTCAATGTTTGATTCTTGTGACTTGTTCTCTTGTTagtcatttattttattgttttccgGTTGCTCTCTGTCTTTAAAAATGTTTTTGAAGGTTTCGATTTATGCTGTACAAGATGTGAATAGCAGAGTTAAGTATCATCCTGCTTGTTGGTAGATCATAATAATATCCGCTTAGTTTCCCAAATCCCAAATATTTGAACCTTAAGTTCAGTACTTTTTGTCAATCCATTAATTTTGGAAATGTACAATGAGTTTGAAATCTGCAACCCCCTATCTGGCACTTGCTATTGCCTCCCTCCCCCCTCCTTTTTTGTTCCATTTActgttttgtgtgttttttggaGAGGACGAGCTGCTGGGAAGGGACTAGAAAGTTGGGAGCGGTCATGCTTAGTGTGCATTAATCGTATATATTATTGATTTTAAGTTAGCACAAGTTGCAACCTGACAATTTTGCACTTTTACCAGGAAATCGGCAAGCGACTTCCCCGCCCCTCCTCTTCGTCTTCGTGACCGCATAGCCTCGTCAATTATACAACTTGTAATGTTATGAGAATATGATTTCAGTCTCAAGTTTGTGTATATTAAGTTTCATCCTTGTATCACTGATCTGTTTGTAATCTGGTTTGATTTGGAAAGTGCAAGTGCGGATATAACAATTCCAACTCAGCTAGTGGGGCTTGCTGTCCTAAAGAGACAATCATGTAATGTAAGGAGCCATATTTAACTCCTCTGAATCATTTGGCTTCGGACTACGTCTTGCCGTGAAATCCATGGCAGAATATCTTATTTGATAGAGGAATTTGCATGGTCTTATTCTCTGTGACGGAACCATTGTACAGGTGCTGTACTGATCTTTCAGGTTAGCCACAATTGGTCAGTATTAGCAGCATTGTGATAACTGGCCTTGACCATTGTAAACTTGCCTCCCCCTCCAACAATATCAACTTCCCGATCCTTCTCATGCACTGGATTCCTCCAAAACAAGGTTATTAAACACCCACCGAACCTGCCACTTGCCAGTGCTGAAAGCAAATACAAAGGAAATAAATGTGAATTCACAAATACATTATTTTGTACGTCCAATCCCCGCCAACTTTGCCTAGTTTGCTTCTCCACATACAAATTGAATTGGTCGTGAGTCATGCACATGATGTCACTGGCAAATACAAAGGAAATAAATCTGAATTCACAAATACATTATTTTGTACGTCCAATCCCCCCCAACTTTGCCTAGTTTGCTTCTCCACATACAAATTGAATTGGTCGTGAGTCATGCACATGATCTCTTCTTAAGGAGGctccaaaataattttattaggataagaaaaataaaattttaataaattaagaaatacAATGACAATTTAGGCACAAGAAAGGCAATAATTTTGTCACAAATGATCTCATCTATTCCTACTGTTTCAACGGTTACAAACAAACAACGGAGATCATTTTATTACAACTCAAATTATTACTAATAAATCCTTAAATTTAGTTCTTagactttcatttttttttggcattagTCTTAAAACCCCattttttctctctatatttCTAGTTTCTACCCATGGTCCACTTCTTCGATGCTTCCATGGATCATGCCGTTTTCCACTGATTCATAAAAAAACCCATTTCAATTCACTCGATTTCCTCATCTGGGTCTCTCTTATTATCCCAAAATCTCATCTTCTAACATTCAAGTCTCCTCTTTTGGCTTTGGTTTTATGGCTGAAGTTTGGTTGACCGACATGAGTTTAACGGAGGATTCAACCACCGAGTTGATCAATCAACTCCTGGACTTGATGAAGGATATTTTTGGGTTAACGGAGTGCAGAGGAGTTTGCAAGAAGATGCATGGGAATTTTGTCCGAAGAATCAAGCTATTGAGCCCTCTGTTTGAGGAGTTGAAGGACAATTATGGAGCTCTCAAAGATGAAGATATTCGAGCACTTGAGGCGCTTAGAGTTGCATTGGATTCTGCCATGAAACACCTGAAGTGGGTCATCGATGGAAGCAAGGTGTATCAGGTATCGATTGCTTTCAATTATCTTTTTGGTTGGTGAGAACTGAAAGTAATATTTGGGTTTTTATTTTCTGTGGTTTTTCTCTTACCATCTGCTAGACTTTGCCCTACTTACTCCATGTGATTGTCTTCTGATCAGTCTATTGACCTTTTAGTATCATCGCAGTTATTGCGATTATTTCTCTATGTAGTCAATTTGATCCAGATATACATTAGAGAAGAaatctttgtttgtttctttgagagaagaaattttttaaaaatgtggtCTTGgaacttcttcctctttccaATTTGCAGAACTCTAGCTTGAAAATACCCTAAGAGGCTGCAAGTTGaaatcatattaaaaaaattttggaaattTACCATTTGTTTTGTATGCTCCACTTCTATGAGTATAGAAATGTTAAAATGTTTCCTCGGTTCTTTAGGTCTTGGCCGTCTTATATGAACTACAAGGGTTGAATGCATCATTATGTGTGCTGCATTTATGGTCTTATTACATGATGTATTAGAAAAATAGAGCCAGCATTCTTGCTGCCTCTTACTCTCTGTGTTCTGTCTGTTATTAGAGTTTTAGCAGTCGAGAATCCTAGTTATATTGCCTCCATTTTTTTGATGGTTTATATGTTGAGTGCACTTTTATTGAGATCAATTGTCTATCTCAGACGTTCTGGGATGAATTTATGATTACTTGCTTGGAACTCAAAGCCTTACTCGTTTGACCTATTACTCCTTATCAAGTTGATTTTAGTTTCTAGTAAAGATCAAGTTTCTGACATCTTTAGCAAGCCCATTATCTCCAACATCAGTTATCCAGGATAAAGAAAATGTAAACATGATGGTGATAAAACCTGCTCATGATATAAATGCTATGCTATTAAAACTTTGTGTTACCTCAGATTGTAATTAGTACAATTATACATACTGATTATAAATATCAACACAAACCACTCGCATCTCATAAGGGTGAAATTCACAAGTTCGGTATCTCTCTCACACGGTTTTACAATTTCATAAAGAATTTGGAATCTTTTGAGGTGAATGGTGGTGCAGTTTGCCTTTTCTTCTTAGATCAGACGTTTCTGTGGCTGTAACTCATAAAGCATATATACTGAGCTTATTGAAGTTACAGCAAACCCTTGCTTGTATTTAGTCTATTGTTAAATTTCATTTCTCCACCTTAGCTCCTCttggaaagaaattttttttattcgatAGTCAAGTGTCGCCCATTTGCAGGAGATATGCCCCTcatattttctcaaatatatTTTATCCTTCGAGTAGTAAAAGGATGGGTTGTAATAAATGTAAATGAACTGGTCTAAAGAAAGGTCTGTGCCAGGGAAGAAAAGTGCAAATGAAACTAGTCATAAAAAATCCATGCTATTAAAATTGCCGACACTGGCTTATGCtagtattttcattttttaatcatttgtCGAATTACTGATTCTGAATATCAGAGGTTATTAATTGACTGTTTTGGGAATTCATTGAGTGATTATGTTTGTTGGGACAGATTTAATCAATGTTTATGATGTTGCAGGCACTGCAGAGGGACATCATTACAGATCAATTCCACCACATTACGGCACAGATTGAGGCAGCATTGAATGAAATTCCTTACGATAACCTTGATATAGCAGAGGAGGCTCGAGAACAGGTCCTTCGACATCTTGATTGATGTTGGCACGTTGCCTAGGAAATCTGTCAATATTTCATTTGCATTTTAGTTCTCTTAGAGAATATATGTGTAGACAGATATCTGTGTGGAGTTTCTACGCAATAACAGTCGGTGTTTCTTTGAATTATCAGATTGAACTTGTGCATGCTCAATTCAGAAGAGCAAAGGAAAGACTGGACTCCCCTGATTTACTATTTGAACAAGATTTATTTGTGGCGCAGAAAGAGAAGGACCCTGAACCTGCACTACTAAAAAGACTTTCAGAAAAGCTGCAACTTAAGACCATCAATGATCTAAAGAAAGAATCGATTGCTTTCCATGAATTGGTTATCTCAAGTGGTGGAGAACCTGGGGATTTTATTGAGAACATGTCATCCCTTCTTAAGAAGCTAAAGGATTATGTTCAAATGAATTACCCTATAGCTGACATCTCCGAATGTGAAAAGGGCTCAGTTAAACACAGATCTCCTCTTATTCCGGATGATTTTCAGTGTCCTATATCTCTTGAACTGATGAAAGATCCTGTCATTGTCTCCACTGGACAGGTAAACTTCCGTTTGGTTTCCCAATTCATAGTTATTAATTCGTGCTGGTGGCCGTTATGCATCAATGTTCTTAATATCCTTTTGCAGACGTTTGAAAGATCTTGCATTCAGAAATGGCTGGATGCCGGACACAAGACCTGTCCCAAAACACAGCAGACGCTGTTACACACTGCCCTGACACCTAACTATGTCTTGAAGAGTTTGATTGCTTTGTGGTGCGAGAGCAATGGCATTGAGCTACCCAAGAACCATGAAACCGGTATACGTAAAAAAGCTGGAGGCCATTTCTCAGACTGCGACCGGCCTGCTATTGTTGCCTTAATGGAAAAACTAGTGAATGGAGCTACAGAGGAACAAAGAGCTGCTGCCGGCGAGTTACGATTGCTGGCAAAGAGAAATGCAGACAATAGAATATGCATTGCCGAGGCAGGAGCCATCCCACTTCTCGTAGAGCTATTGTCGTCCACTGATCCTCGGACCCAGGAGCATGCTGTGACAGCGCTTCTCAACCTTTCTATAAACGACAGTAACAAGGCAACTATTGTAATTGCAGGAGCAATACCTGACATTGTAGATGTGTTGAAAAATGGCAGCATGGAGGCAAGAGAAAACGCAGCTGCAGCGCTTTTCAGTTTATCTGTTGTGGATGAGAACAAGGTGGCAATTGGAGCTGCTGGAGCAATTCCGGCTCTTATAAAATTGCTTTGTGAGGGGACTCCAAGAGGAAAGAAAGACGCTGCCACTGCTATCTTTAATCTTTCAATCTATCAGGGAAACAAGGCAAGGGCTGTTAAGGCTGGCATTGTACGTCCCCTAATGAGTTTGGTGAAGGACGCTGGAGGTGGAATGGTAGATGAAGCATTGGCACTTCTTGCCATTCTTGCAAGCCATCAAGAAGGGAAGAGTGCAATTGGTCAGGCTGGCCCAGTTCCCGTCTTAATGGATTTCATACGGACCGGTTCCCCACGCAATAGGGAGAATGCTGCATCTGTACTATGGTCACTCTGCACAGGTGACCTGCAGCAGCTGACAATAGCTAGGGAGCTTAGTGCAGAAGAGGCACTGAAAGAACTGTCAGAAAGTGGCACTGATAGAGCTAAAAGAAAAGCTGGAAGCATATTAGAGCTCCTTCAACGAGTTGACATGTCTGTCGATGTCTAATATTTCATTGTCAATGTCCAAAACCTGCATTCATGTCCTCAActcttattatttatttataagaaTCCGTAGTATTTGTCATGCTTCTGAGACTGATCCCTGTGAACAAAATCTCTTATAATCATGCATGGTCAGTTATGGACCTATGGTTGCAATGTAAACAGTAAGGCAGAGAAGACGGTGTACGTGCCTGAGGGCTTTGAGATTGAGAGGAGAATTATCTAAATTAGGAATCTGAGCCATTGACGGGTTCCTGCAACGGAGAAGAGTAATCGAATAGCACGATTGTCTTTCTCTACTCCCCTAAAGCTTCATACCAAGCCAGTGTACATGGTAAATCCGCAGAATCGCTTTTCGTCTTCCCAACGAGATCAAAcgataagggcaaatgcaataagaagcaatttactgggccaacatttttgttggtccggtcccacctctactacacaaaaagtcaagtcaaacacgtattctaatacagccacatcagcaaaacacaaatttctatacactttttcttcccacacactttctctttccacccaacccaacaacattccattcctccatattatccacaacaaaactacaccaaaacattaaatatcaatacatccacatcagcaaaacacttatcccaatacagccacataagcaaaacacattttacaatacagccacatcagcaaaagacaacatctttgttaaCCCAATatcacttcaccattgcatttgccctaacctttctttcttttgca
This genomic window from Tripterygium wilfordii isolate XIE 37 chromosome 9, ASM1340144v1, whole genome shotgun sequence contains:
- the LOC120004847 gene encoding ras-related protein RABF1 — its product is MGCSSSLPGRSSGRLGGLNSSESGGVPDAKNLRVKLVLLGDSGVGKSCIVLRFVRGQFDPTSKVTVGASFLSQTIALQDSTTVKFEIWDTAGQERYAALAPLYYRGAAVAVIVYDITNPDSFNKAQYWVKELQKHGSADIVMALVGNKADLHEKREVPAQDGLEYAEKQGMFFIETSAKTADNINQLFEEIGKRLPRPSSSSS
- the LOC120006358 gene encoding U-box domain-containing protein 14-like, which translates into the protein MAEVWLTDMSLTEDSTTELINQLLDLMKDIFGLTECRGVCKKMHGNFVRRIKLLSPLFEELKDNYGALKDEDIRALEALRVALDSAMKHLKWVIDGSKVYQALQRDIITDQFHHITAQIEAALNEIPYDNLDIAEEAREQIELVHAQFRRAKERLDSPDLLFEQDLFVAQKEKDPEPALLKRLSEKLQLKTINDLKKESIAFHELVISSGGEPGDFIENMSSLLKKLKDYVQMNYPIADISECEKGSVKHRSPLIPDDFQCPISLELMKDPVIVSTGQTFERSCIQKWLDAGHKTCPKTQQTLLHTALTPNYVLKSLIALWCESNGIELPKNHETGIRKKAGGHFSDCDRPAIVALMEKLVNGATEEQRAAAGELRLLAKRNADNRICIAEAGAIPLLVELLSSTDPRTQEHAVTALLNLSINDSNKATIVIAGAIPDIVDVLKNGSMEARENAAAALFSLSVVDENKVAIGAAGAIPALIKLLCEGTPRGKKDAATAIFNLSIYQGNKARAVKAGIVRPLMSLVKDAGGGMVDEALALLAILASHQEGKSAIGQAGPVPVLMDFIRTGSPRNRENAASVLWSLCTGDLQQLTIARELSAEEALKELSESGTDRAKRKAGSILELLQRVDMSVDV